The following proteins come from a genomic window of Falco cherrug isolate bFalChe1 chromosome Z, bFalChe1.pri, whole genome shotgun sequence:
- the XPA gene encoding DNA repair protein complementing XP-A cells, with protein MAGAAPAPAEEASGAADERPPLSAAALAKIERNRQRALALRQARLAARPYPAAGGVRARAPPKVVDTGGGFFLEEEEEEEEEPGAAEKIVHPPAPVLEFDYLICGDCGKEFMDSYLMQHFDWATCDNCRDAEDKHKLITRTEAKEEYLLKDCDLDKREPVLRFIVKKNPHNSRWGDMKLYLKLQVVKRSLEVWGSEESLQEAKELCRDNREKMKQKKFDKKVKELRRAVRSSLWKKETSIHEHEYGPEKNIDEDTYKKTCTICGHELTYEKM; from the exons ATGGCGGGCGCGGCTCCGGCCCCGGCGGAGGAGGCTTCGGGCGCGGCAGACGAGCGGCCGCCCCTCTCGGCGGCGGCGTTGGCGAAGATCGAGCGGAACCGGCAACGGGCGCTGGCACTGCGGCAGGCGCGGCTGGCGGCTCGGCCCTACCCTGCCGCAG GCGGCGTGCGGGCGCGGGCCCCCCCCAAGGTCGTCGACACGGGAGGGGGCTTCttcctggaggaggaggaggaggaggaggaagagcccGGCGCCGCCGAGAAGATCGTGCATCCCCCCg CACCCGTACTAGAATTTGACTATCTCATCTGTGGAGACTGTGGCAAAGAATTCATGGATTCCTACCTTATGCAGCACTTTGATTGGGCGACCTGTGATAATTGCAG AGATGCTGAAGATAAACATAAGCTTATAACAAGgacagaagcaaaagaagagtATCTTCTCAAAGACTGTGACTTAGACAAGAGAGAACCAGTGCTCAGATTCATAGTGAAGAAAAACCCTCATAATTCGCGATGGGGTGACATGaagctttatttaaaactaCAG GTAGTCAAGCGTTCTCTTGAAGTCTGGGGTAGTGAAGAATCATTGCAAGAAGCAAAGGAGCTCTGCCGTGACAACAGAGAGAAGATGAAACAGAAGAAGTTTGATAAGAAAGTTAAAG AACTCCGCCGTGCCGTGAGGAGTAGtttgtggaagaaagaaacaagtatCCATGAACATGAGTATggaccagaaaaaaacatagatGAAGATACATACAAAAAGACATGTACTATATGTGGCCATGAGTTAACTTATGAGAAGATGTAG